The Streptomyces nitrosporeus genome includes a window with the following:
- a CDS encoding DUF2804 domain-containing protein has protein sequence MATHEHEITEPVDLCLADGSLNPAAVGWSRTPLHRANLRGWGRTKRWEYWCVTTPTHLVAVTVSDLDFLALSTVYFLEYGPGGREFECTSIVPGARGVHLPDTVAGAPGSEDVVAGPARPSSGKVRVEIRDENAGTRLRARCLTPSRLPLEADLLVSRPAGHESLSVVVPWSGRRFQYTSKHTALPAAGRVRIGDEVLAFGGDDSWAVLDHGRGRWPRTVDWNWGAASGRTDGHTVGLQFGGRWTAGTGSTENGLCVDGRLSKIGEELDWRWSASDPLAPWSIRTPSSGQVDLTFTPFHNRSTRTDAGLIANRTDQCFGHYDGRIRTDDGTEIAVDRLLGWAEDVHMRW, from the coding sequence ATGGCCACGCACGAGCACGAGATCACCGAGCCCGTCGACCTCTGCCTCGCCGACGGCAGCCTGAACCCGGCGGCGGTCGGCTGGTCGCGCACACCGCTGCACCGTGCCAATCTCCGCGGCTGGGGCCGGACCAAGCGGTGGGAGTACTGGTGCGTGACGACCCCCACCCACCTGGTGGCGGTGACCGTCAGCGACCTCGACTTCCTGGCCCTCAGCACCGTCTACTTCCTCGAGTACGGGCCCGGCGGGCGGGAGTTCGAGTGCACCTCGATCGTTCCGGGCGCCCGGGGCGTCCACCTCCCCGACACCGTCGCCGGCGCTCCGGGGTCCGAGGACGTGGTGGCCGGCCCCGCCCGGCCGTCGAGCGGCAAGGTACGCGTCGAGATCCGCGACGAGAACGCCGGCACCCGGCTGCGGGCCCGCTGCCTGACGCCTTCCCGGCTCCCGCTGGAGGCCGACCTCCTGGTCTCCCGGCCCGCGGGCCACGAGTCGCTCTCCGTCGTGGTGCCGTGGAGCGGCCGGCGCTTCCAGTACACGTCGAAGCACACCGCGCTCCCGGCCGCCGGGCGGGTCAGGATCGGTGACGAGGTCCTCGCCTTCGGCGGGGACGACAGCTGGGCGGTCCTGGACCACGGCCGCGGGCGCTGGCCCCGCACCGTCGACTGGAACTGGGGCGCCGCCTCGGGCCGTACGGACGGGCACACGGTGGGCCTCCAGTTCGGCGGGCGCTGGACCGCGGGGACGGGCTCCACCGAGAACGGCCTCTGCGTGGACGGACGGCTCAGCAAGATCGGCGAAGAGCTGGACTGGCGCTGGTCCGCTTCCGACCCGCTGGCCCCCTGGAGCATCCGTACGCCCTCCTCCGGCCAGGTGGACCTGACGTTCACGCCGTTCCACAACCGCTCCACGCGCACGGACGCCGGCCTGATCGCCAACCGCACCGACCAGTGCTTCGGGCACTACGACGGGCGGATCCGCACCGACGACGGCACCGAGATCGCCGTGGACCGGCTGCTGGGCTGGGCCGAGGACGTCCACATGCGCTGGTGA
- a CDS encoding alpha-lytic protease prodomain-containing protein: MERTTLRKRALATATAAVAVGALGLAGLTGVASADPQGTASPAAADQLSPGLVEAMQRDLGLDAGEAKARIGNEYRAAVVAAGLEKSLGADFAGARVSGADAVLTVATTDSADVARITGAGARAEVVGHSLDRLEAAKAALDAVALKKAPQGVPSWYVDVSTNRLVVNAAKTAAADRLIEAAGVSRELVQVNRSAEQPRTYADLRGGDAYYMNGSGRCSIGFPVKRGTQNGFVSAGHCGTPGVTTNGVNQQAQGSFQGSTFPGRDYAWIAVNANWTPRALVNGYGNGDVTVAGSTQAVVGSSVCRSGSTTGWHCGTIQQHNTSVTYQEGTVSGVTRTNVCAEPGDSGGSFISGSQAQGVTSGGSGNCSSGGTTYYQPINPALSAYGLTLVTSGTPTDPPTDPPTGEPGGTWAAGTTYAAGATVTYGGATYRCLQGHLAQPGWTPPNVPALWQQI; the protein is encoded by the coding sequence GTGGAGAGAACCACGCTCCGCAAGCGCGCGCTCGCCACCGCCACCGCCGCGGTCGCGGTGGGCGCGCTCGGTCTCGCCGGCCTGACCGGTGTGGCCTCGGCCGATCCCCAGGGAACCGCCTCCCCGGCCGCCGCCGACCAGCTCTCGCCGGGCCTGGTCGAGGCCATGCAGCGGGACCTCGGCCTGGACGCCGGTGAGGCGAAGGCCCGGATAGGCAACGAGTACCGTGCCGCCGTCGTCGCGGCCGGGCTGGAGAAGTCCCTCGGCGCCGACTTCGCCGGTGCCCGGGTGAGCGGCGCGGACGCCGTCCTCACCGTCGCCACGACCGACAGCGCCGACGTCGCCCGCATCACCGGGGCCGGAGCCCGGGCCGAGGTCGTCGGCCACAGCCTGGACCGCCTGGAAGCGGCCAAGGCGGCACTGGACGCGGTGGCCCTGAAGAAGGCCCCCCAGGGCGTCCCCTCCTGGTACGTGGACGTGAGCACCAACCGCCTCGTCGTCAACGCCGCGAAGACCGCGGCGGCGGACAGGCTCATCGAGGCCGCGGGCGTCTCCCGGGAGCTGGTCCAGGTCAACCGCTCGGCCGAGCAGCCCCGCACCTACGCGGACCTCCGCGGCGGCGACGCGTACTACATGAACGGCTCGGGCCGCTGTTCCATCGGCTTCCCCGTGAAGCGCGGCACCCAGAACGGCTTCGTCAGCGCCGGTCACTGCGGCACCCCGGGCGTCACCACCAACGGCGTCAACCAGCAGGCGCAGGGCTCCTTCCAGGGCTCCACCTTCCCCGGCCGCGACTACGCCTGGATCGCCGTCAACGCCAACTGGACGCCCCGCGCCCTGGTCAACGGCTACGGCAACGGCGATGTGACGGTCGCCGGATCCACCCAGGCCGTGGTGGGCTCGTCGGTCTGCCGCTCCGGGTCCACCACCGGCTGGCACTGCGGCACGATCCAGCAGCACAACACCAGCGTGACGTACCAGGAGGGCACCGTCTCCGGCGTCACCCGCACCAACGTCTGCGCCGAACCGGGCGACTCCGGGGGCTCGTTCATCTCCGGCAGCCAGGCGCAGGGCGTCACGTCCGGCGGCTCCGGCAACTGCTCCTCGGGCGGTACGACGTACTACCAGCCCATCAACCCGGCGCTCTCCGCCTACGGTCTGACCCTGGTCACCAGCGGTACGCCGACCGACCCGCCCACCGACCCGCCGACCGGTGAGCCGGGCGGCACCTGGGCCGCGGGCACCACGTACGCCGCCGGCGCCACGGTGACCTACGGCGGCGCGACCTACCGCTGCCTCCAGGGCCACCTGGCCCAGCCCGGCTGGACGCCGCCCAACGTCCCGGCGCTGTGGCAGCAGATCTGA
- a CDS encoding carbohydrate-binding protein, translated as MTETSAVPPEPSEAALRNGSRGGRPISRKSLLRAAVAAGAVPLVAGGGVALARDTGAGNAPLALTPACDDGDDPTPPQMEGPYFKPNSPLRTSLVTSSTPGVPLTVSGYVFGRACRPVPGVLLDFWQADTNGAYDMAGFAFRGHQFTGADGSFKLTTIVPGLYPGRTRHIHVKAQAPGRPVLTTQLYFPGEPRNATDALYDPALLMNVRSAGQGREGSFDFVLDVAQQPGPTDPPTDPPTTPPSGTWAAGTTYRAGDRVTYNGGSYRCLQGHTAVPGWEPPLVPALWERG; from the coding sequence ATGACCGAGACATCAGCCGTGCCCCCGGAGCCGTCCGAGGCCGCGTTACGGAACGGTTCGAGGGGCGGCCGCCCGATCAGCCGTAAGAGCCTGCTGCGCGCGGCGGTGGCGGCGGGCGCCGTGCCCCTGGTCGCCGGAGGAGGGGTGGCACTGGCCCGGGACACCGGAGCCGGCAACGCCCCCCTCGCGCTCACGCCGGCCTGTGACGACGGGGACGACCCGACCCCGCCGCAGATGGAGGGCCCCTACTTCAAGCCCAACTCCCCGCTCCGCACCAGCCTGGTGACGTCCTCCACCCCCGGAGTGCCGCTCACCGTGAGCGGTTACGTGTTCGGCCGGGCCTGCCGGCCCGTGCCGGGAGTGCTCCTCGACTTCTGGCAGGCGGACACCAACGGCGCCTACGACATGGCCGGGTTCGCCTTCCGGGGGCACCAGTTCACCGGCGCCGACGGGTCGTTCAAGCTCACCACCATCGTGCCGGGCCTCTACCCCGGCCGCACCCGCCACATCCACGTGAAGGCGCAGGCGCCCGGCCGGCCCGTGCTGACCACCCAGCTGTACTTCCCGGGTGAACCGCGCAACGCCACGGACGCCCTGTACGACCCGGCACTGCTGATGAACGTCCGGTCCGCCGGACAGGGCCGGGAGGGCAGCTTCGACTTCGTCCTCGACGTGGCCCAGCAGCCCGGCCCCACCGACCCGCCGACCGACCCGCCCACAACCCCGCCGAGCGGGACCTGGGCGGCCGGGACCACCTACCGCGCGGGCGACCGGGTGACCTACAACGGCGGTTCCTACCGCTGCCTTCAGGGTCACACGGCCGTCCCGGGGTGGGAGCCGCCGCTGGTCCCCGCGTTGTGGGAACGCGGGTAG
- a CDS encoding bifunctional 3'-5' exonuclease/DNA polymerase has product MTGRWALDAREGGGAQLVPLGPDGLPAGPVLTEPDLVEAVRSRPGVLRWVWRSTAAVYPVLLAAGVRVERCYDIECAELLLLGHEGRFGEPRSAAAAWARLRDAPVPPDPPPRSAEPGAQSALFEPQSGQDLPFEALLEVYAGQLRRHGRTEHPDRMRLLTAAESAGALVAAEMNRAGLPWRADVHREVLDEVLGERYAGGGEPRKLAEAAKEVSAAFGRRVRPELPADVVKAFAQAGIRVRSTRRWELERLGHPAVEPLIRYKKLYRLWTAHGWGWLSDWVRGGRFRPEYQPGGAVSGRWTTNGGGALQIPKVIRRAVVADEGWRLVVADADQMEPRVLAAISRDPGLMEVAGHEGDLYTALSDRAFHGDRDHAKLALLGAVYGQTSGDGLKNLAALRRRFPRAVAYVDDAAKAGEEGRLVRTWLGRTSPPAAGAGEQEEAGIPQESAPDAPGEGAGGYGYVPGYASSDARARGRFTRNFVVQGSAADWALLLLAALRQALAAGRMRAELVFFQHDEVIVHCPAGEAAAVVEAIRAAGELAGRTAFGDTPVRFPFTTAVVERYSDAK; this is encoded by the coding sequence ATGACCGGACGCTGGGCCCTGGACGCCAGGGAAGGGGGCGGCGCGCAGCTCGTGCCGCTGGGCCCGGACGGCCTGCCCGCCGGGCCCGTGCTGACCGAGCCCGATCTCGTGGAGGCGGTCCGGTCCCGGCCCGGTGTGCTCCGCTGGGTCTGGCGCTCCACCGCCGCGGTCTACCCCGTGCTGCTCGCGGCGGGCGTGCGCGTCGAGCGGTGCTACGACATCGAGTGCGCCGAACTGCTGCTGCTCGGCCACGAGGGACGGTTCGGCGAGCCCCGCTCGGCCGCGGCGGCCTGGGCGAGGCTGCGCGACGCCCCGGTGCCCCCCGACCCGCCACCCCGCTCGGCCGAACCGGGCGCCCAGTCCGCCCTGTTCGAGCCGCAGTCTGGCCAGGACCTGCCCTTCGAGGCACTGCTGGAGGTGTACGCCGGGCAACTGCGCCGCCACGGCCGGACGGAGCATCCGGACAGGATGCGGCTGCTCACGGCGGCGGAGTCGGCGGGGGCGCTGGTCGCCGCCGAGATGAACCGGGCCGGTCTGCCCTGGCGGGCCGATGTGCACCGGGAGGTCCTGGACGAGGTGCTGGGCGAACGGTACGCGGGCGGCGGGGAGCCCCGGAAGCTGGCCGAGGCGGCGAAGGAGGTGTCCGCGGCGTTCGGCAGACGGGTGCGCCCCGAGCTGCCCGCCGATGTGGTGAAGGCGTTCGCGCAGGCCGGGATCAGGGTGCGGTCGACCCGCCGCTGGGAACTGGAGCGGCTCGGCCATCCGGCGGTCGAGCCGCTGATCCGCTACAAGAAGCTGTACCGCCTCTGGACGGCGCACGGCTGGGGCTGGCTGTCGGACTGGGTGCGCGGGGGCCGCTTCCGTCCGGAGTACCAGCCGGGCGGCGCGGTCAGCGGACGCTGGACGACCAACGGCGGCGGGGCGCTCCAGATCCCCAAGGTGATACGCCGGGCGGTCGTCGCCGACGAGGGCTGGCGGCTGGTCGTCGCGGACGCCGACCAGATGGAGCCCAGGGTGCTGGCCGCGATCTCCCGGGACCCGGGGCTGATGGAGGTGGCCGGGCACGAGGGCGACCTCTACACGGCGCTGTCCGACCGGGCGTTCCACGGCGACCGGGACCACGCCAAGCTGGCCCTGCTCGGCGCCGTCTACGGGCAGACCTCCGGTGACGGCCTGAAGAACCTGGCGGCGCTGCGCCGCCGCTTCCCGCGCGCCGTCGCCTATGTCGACGACGCCGCGAAGGCGGGCGAGGAGGGCCGTCTCGTACGCACCTGGCTCGGCCGCACGAGCCCGCCCGCGGCGGGGGCCGGCGAGCAGGAGGAGGCGGGCATCCCGCAGGAGTCCGCCCCGGACGCGCCCGGGGAGGGAGCCGGCGGGTACGGGTACGTCCCCGGCTACGCCTCGTCCGACGCCCGTGCCCGGGGCCGGTTCACGCGTAACTTCGTCGTGCAGGGCAGTGCCGCCGACTGGGCTCTGCTGCTGCTCGCGGCGCTGAGGCAGGCCCTGGCCGCCGGGCGGATGCGGGCCGAACTGGTGTTCTTCCAGCACGACGAGGTGATCGTGCACTGTCCGGCCGGGGAGGCCGCCGCGGTGGTGGAGGCGATCCGGGCGGCCGGGGAGCTGGCGGGCCGGACCGCGTTCGGTGACACACCGGTGCGTTTCCCGTTCACCACGGCGGTCGTCGAGCGCTACTCCGACGCCAAGTGA
- a CDS encoding DUF2786 domain-containing protein: MEPVIDQACAAALYSADDAGLDTGASLLAADPASDGAAHRRGEEFLRRAWERGWQPADVVRVVRRELGEDRAALAAALITAETARYPALPPRWADQLAGLPAPAPRGLPDRFGYAWALLELYRLLLGLPVIEPVGPPPGRGPRETGFPHRPPAAEEPRMLTRIRALLAKAEATGFPEEAEALTTKAQELMARHSIDEALLAARGQGTGGPGACRIGVDAPYESAKAILLDAVASANRCRAVWNSELGFTTVVGFEPDLEAVELLFTSLLVQGTAAMTKAEAGQRAGGRKRTKTFRQSFLMAYAQRLGSRLAADTARVTAAAGAEEASGGAGRPGGLLPVLAARDVAVTEAAERMFPRTTTTRVRGATDAEGWTHGTAAADRARMGGRTGEIGG; this comes from the coding sequence ATGGAACCGGTGATCGACCAGGCGTGCGCGGCGGCCCTCTACTCGGCGGACGACGCCGGGCTGGACACCGGGGCCTCCCTGCTCGCCGCCGATCCCGCCTCCGACGGGGCGGCGCACCGCAGGGGCGAGGAGTTCCTTCGGCGGGCCTGGGAGCGCGGCTGGCAGCCCGCGGACGTCGTACGGGTCGTCAGGCGCGAGCTGGGCGAGGACCGGGCCGCCCTGGCCGCCGCTCTGATCACCGCCGAGACCGCGCGGTATCCCGCTCTGCCGCCCCGCTGGGCGGACCAGCTCGCCGGGCTGCCGGCCCCCGCCCCGCGCGGCCTGCCCGACCGCTTCGGTTACGCCTGGGCGCTGCTGGAGCTGTACCGCCTGCTGCTGGGACTCCCGGTGATCGAGCCGGTCGGCCCGCCGCCCGGCCGCGGCCCGCGGGAGACCGGCTTCCCGCACCGGCCGCCCGCCGCGGAAGAACCCCGCATGCTCACGCGGATCCGGGCCCTGCTCGCCAAGGCGGAGGCGACCGGTTTCCCCGAGGAGGCCGAGGCCCTCACTACCAAGGCCCAGGAGCTGATGGCCCGGCACAGCATCGACGAGGCGCTGCTGGCCGCCCGGGGGCAGGGCACCGGCGGCCCGGGCGCGTGCCGGATCGGGGTGGACGCGCCGTACGAGAGCGCGAAGGCGATCCTGCTCGACGCGGTCGCCTCGGCCAACCGCTGCCGGGCCGTCTGGAACAGCGAGCTGGGCTTCACCACGGTCGTCGGCTTCGAACCGGACCTGGAGGCCGTGGAGCTGCTGTTCACCTCCCTGCTGGTCCAGGGCACGGCCGCCATGACGAAGGCGGAGGCCGGGCAGCGGGCCGGCGGGAGGAAGCGGACCAAGACCTTCCGGCAGTCGTTCCTGATGGCGTACGCCCAGCGCCTCGGCAGCCGCCTCGCGGCGGACACCGCCAGGGTCACGGCCGCCGCCGGCGCCGAGGAGGCGTCCGGCGGAGCCGGCCGGCCGGGCGGGCTGCTGCCGGTGCTGGCCGCCCGGGACGTCGCCGTCACCGAGGCGGCGGAGCGGATGTTCCCCCGGACCACCACCACCCGGGTACGCGGAGCCACGGACGCCGAGGGCTGGACGCACGGCACCGCCGCGGCCGACCGGGCGAGGATGGGCGGCAGGACGGGGGAGATCGGGGGCTGA
- a CDS encoding FUSC family protein, translated as MSWLRALKETARSGFRIERRRLEPLVAVRGAAGLALVVGFSLLFFGPAIAASSAFGAYQAAVATFQRSWRPRPVLALVSGASLAVSTFVGYVTVTHTVLFVLVLVVWTFAAGMSWAAGSTGGIIAGSNVAIMLVTVTLPTSVANAAGHAAMMAVGGLVQASLIVLFPVRRWGAQRDALADALAAEAAYARRLRHDPVAHFDPVPLMTARSAAAVTPAQARSRPAELHGARKIAERLRPVLASLADPALGVPPEGLERAWVRELLAAAGHVLEAAARAIRHGEPVHVDPTDLGVLRTPDNEVILTGPPRRAAERLDVLLADVLEIAEGTGTRVPPRDDLETHRRPTLLRLVPVVLAAMRRELRRGSPVLRHAVRVSVVSAAGYLMGTALPLGHAYWAPMTAVMVMRPEFSQTYSRSVARFAGTLVGVGVATGLVQGLEPDARLAAALAVVCALLNYLLMRTGYVVSQVCVAAYVVFLLGMAGDDWSQTVPERILLTLVGGLLAMVSYALYPAWETPRLRTRLADWLSTDTGYAATVLEYYADPAAGDLDDVRKALLTTRQARVAWQEALENAQHEPVRHRGISRAAADEAQDALAQLGRVAMLLEAHLPSRTAGPSPGAAELAAALRRTADQGAKAVRERRVPDWEQVRRVMARWELPEDDPESRPAPDAFLRDGTRMLVEALEEFSRAFEGPAGKS; from the coding sequence ATGAGCTGGCTCCGGGCGCTGAAGGAGACCGCCCGCTCCGGTTTCAGGATCGAGCGACGACGTCTCGAACCCCTCGTCGCGGTGCGCGGTGCCGCGGGCCTGGCGCTCGTCGTCGGCTTCAGCCTCCTCTTCTTCGGTCCCGCGATCGCGGCCAGCTCCGCCTTCGGCGCCTACCAGGCGGCCGTCGCCACCTTCCAGCGCAGCTGGCGCCCCCGCCCCGTGCTAGCGCTGGTCTCCGGCGCGAGTCTGGCCGTCTCGACCTTCGTCGGCTACGTCACCGTCACCCACACCGTCCTGTTCGTCCTCGTGCTCGTCGTCTGGACGTTCGCCGCCGGGATGAGCTGGGCGGCCGGGTCGACAGGCGGCATCATCGCGGGCTCCAACGTCGCGATCATGCTGGTCACCGTCACCCTCCCGACCTCCGTCGCGAACGCCGCCGGACACGCCGCGATGATGGCGGTCGGCGGCCTGGTCCAGGCGTCGCTGATCGTGCTCTTCCCGGTCCGCAGATGGGGCGCCCAGCGCGACGCGCTGGCCGACGCACTGGCGGCGGAGGCCGCCTACGCCCGCCGGCTGCGCCACGACCCCGTCGCCCACTTCGACCCGGTCCCGCTGATGACCGCCCGCAGCGCGGCGGCCGTCACCCCGGCGCAGGCCCGCAGCCGCCCGGCCGAACTGCACGGCGCCCGCAAGATCGCCGAGCGGCTGCGGCCGGTGCTGGCCTCGCTGGCGGACCCGGCACTGGGCGTCCCGCCGGAGGGGCTGGAGCGGGCCTGGGTGCGGGAGCTCCTCGCCGCCGCCGGCCATGTGCTGGAGGCGGCGGCCCGCGCGATCCGGCACGGCGAGCCCGTCCACGTCGATCCCACGGACCTCGGCGTCCTGCGGACCCCGGACAACGAGGTGATCCTCACCGGCCCGCCCCGCCGGGCGGCCGAGCGGCTCGACGTGCTGCTCGCCGACGTCCTGGAGATCGCCGAGGGCACGGGCACCCGTGTGCCGCCCCGCGACGATCTGGAGACCCACCGCCGCCCCACCCTGCTGCGCCTGGTCCCGGTGGTGCTGGCGGCCATGCGCCGCGAACTGCGCCGGGGCTCACCGGTCCTCCGGCACGCCGTGCGGGTCTCGGTGGTGTCCGCCGCCGGCTATCTCATGGGCACGGCGCTGCCGCTCGGCCACGCCTACTGGGCGCCGATGACCGCCGTGATGGTGATGCGCCCGGAGTTCTCACAGACCTACTCCCGCTCGGTCGCCCGGTTCGCCGGCACCCTCGTCGGGGTCGGAGTGGCCACCGGGCTCGTCCAGGGCCTCGAACCGGACGCGAGGCTCGCCGCCGCCCTCGCGGTGGTCTGCGCCCTGCTGAACTACCTGCTGATGCGCACCGGATACGTGGTCAGCCAGGTCTGCGTGGCCGCCTACGTGGTGTTCCTGCTCGGCATGGCGGGTGACGACTGGTCGCAGACGGTGCCCGAACGCATCCTCCTCACCCTGGTCGGCGGGCTGCTCGCGATGGTCTCGTACGCCCTCTACCCCGCCTGGGAGACACCGCGACTGCGCACCCGGCTCGCCGACTGGCTCAGCACGGACACCGGATACGCGGCCACCGTCCTGGAGTACTACGCGGATCCGGCCGCCGGGGACCTGGACGACGTACGCAAGGCCCTGCTCACCACCCGTCAGGCACGTGTCGCCTGGCAGGAGGCCCTGGAGAACGCCCAGCACGAGCCGGTACGCCACCGGGGCATCTCCAGGGCCGCCGCGGACGAGGCCCAGGACGCGCTGGCCCAGCTCGGCCGGGTCGCGATGCTCCTGGAGGCCCACCTGCCGTCCCGGACCGCCGGCCCGTCGCCCGGCGCGGCGGAGCTGGCGGCGGCCCTGCGCAGGACGGCCGACCAGGGGGCGAAGGCGGTACGCGAACGCCGGGTCCCCGACTGGGAACAGGTCCGCCGGGTCATGGCCCGCTGGGAACTCCCCGAGGACGACCCGGAGTCGAGGCCCGCTCCGGACGCCTTCCTGCGTGACGGGACGCGGATGCTGGTGGAGGCGCTGGAGGAGTTCTCACGGGCGTTCGAAGGCCCCGCCGGGAAGTCCTGA
- a CDS encoding DUF397 domain-containing protein, with protein MHDVYNGMAATELRGVVWQKSRHSNSQGSCVEFAKLPGGNVAMRNSRHPDGPALVYTPAEIEALLLGAKDGEFDHLATGG; from the coding sequence GTGCACGACGTGTACAACGGCATGGCGGCCACAGAGCTTCGCGGTGTCGTCTGGCAGAAGAGCAGACACAGCAACTCCCAGGGATCATGTGTGGAGTTCGCGAAACTGCCCGGCGGAAACGTGGCGATGCGCAACTCGCGCCATCCCGACGGTCCGGCCCTGGTCTACACACCGGCCGAGATAGAGGCGCTCCTTCTGGGCGCCAAGGACGGGGAGTTCGACCACCTGGCGACGGGCGGCTGA
- a CDS encoding ATP-binding protein: MLEPLRQGLPPIDPSAVAGSASCALPSRYEAVRGARKFTRTTLTSWDLGDRFDDVALVVSELVTNALRHGLPCDPAPERSEGCVRLHLMRWTSRLICAVRDHSEESPVAGEAADSAESGRGLFLVEAFSDSWGWHPSPAPAGGAPAEGTRGKVVWALFRLADQTPGNTAETFGRPGPTAPAGSLSDRV, encoded by the coding sequence ATGCTCGAGCCGTTACGGCAGGGGCTTCCCCCCATCGACCCCTCAGCGGTCGCCGGATCGGCCTCCTGCGCCTTGCCGTCCCGCTACGAAGCGGTGCGCGGGGCACGGAAGTTCACCCGAACGACGCTCACCTCGTGGGACCTGGGCGACCGGTTCGACGATGTGGCGCTGGTCGTCTCCGAACTGGTCACCAACGCGCTGCGGCACGGCCTTCCCTGCGATCCCGCACCCGAACGCTCCGAAGGATGCGTACGGCTGCACCTGATGCGCTGGACCTCCCGGCTGATCTGCGCGGTGCGCGACCACAGCGAGGAGAGCCCGGTGGCGGGCGAGGCGGCCGATTCCGCCGAATCGGGCCGGGGGCTCTTCCTGGTCGAGGCCTTCAGCGACTCGTGGGGCTGGCACCCGTCCCCCGCACCGGCCGGCGGGGCGCCGGCCGAGGGGACGCGCGGCAAGGTGGTGTGGGCGCTGTTCCGGCTCGCCGACCAGACCCCCGGGAACACCGCCGAGACATTCGGACGGCCGGGCCCGACGGCACCGGCCGGGTCCTTGTCCGACAGGGTGTGA
- a CDS encoding helix-turn-helix domain-containing protein, producing MGREPPVSAGESSGSVVRRILLGSQLRRLRESRGITREAAGYSIRASESKISRMELGRVSFKARDVEDLLTLYGVADEAERESLLGLAREANVAGWWHSFGDVLPGWFQTYIGLEGAASLIRIYEVQFVHGLLQTEAYAHAVVSRGMPGAPAAEIDRRVALRLERQKALVSERAPRFHAVLDEAALRRPYGERDVMRAQLRHLIDMSEQPNVTLQVMPFSFGGHAGESGAFTMLRFPESDLSDIVYLEQLTSALYLDKPEEVAQYEKAMTRLHTDSPGPEESRDLLRGLLQLT from the coding sequence ATGGGGAGGGAACCGCCGGTGTCGGCAGGCGAGTCGAGTGGATCTGTGGTGCGGCGCATCCTGCTGGGCTCACAGCTCAGGCGACTGCGCGAGTCGCGGGGGATCACCCGTGAGGCGGCCGGCTACTCCATCCGCGCCTCCGAATCGAAGATCAGCCGCATGGAGTTGGGACGGGTGAGCTTCAAGGCCAGGGACGTGGAGGACCTGCTCACGCTGTACGGCGTCGCGGACGAGGCGGAGCGCGAGTCACTGCTCGGCCTGGCCCGTGAGGCCAACGTGGCGGGCTGGTGGCACAGTTTCGGCGATGTGCTGCCCGGCTGGTTCCAGACCTACATCGGTCTGGAGGGCGCCGCCTCGCTCATCCGTATCTACGAGGTCCAGTTCGTGCACGGCCTCCTGCAGACCGAGGCGTACGCCCACGCCGTCGTCTCCCGCGGCATGCCCGGGGCGCCCGCCGCGGAGATCGACCGCCGGGTCGCGCTGCGCCTGGAGCGCCAGAAGGCGCTCGTCTCCGAACGGGCACCCCGCTTCCACGCCGTGCTCGACGAGGCCGCGCTGCGCCGCCCCTACGGCGAACGCGACGTGATGCGCGCCCAGTTGCGGCACCTGATCGACATGTCGGAGCAGCCGAACGTCACGCTCCAGGTGATGCCCTTCAGTTTCGGCGGACACGCGGGCGAGAGCGGCGCTTTCACCATGCTGCGCTTCCCGGAGTCCGACCTGTCGGACATCGTCTACCTGGAACAGCTGACGAGCGCGCTCTATCTGGACAAGCCGGAGGAGGTTGCCCAGTACGAGAAGGCGATGACGCGGCTCCACACCGACAGCCCGGGTCCCGAGGAGAGCCGGGATCTTCTCCGTGGACTGCTCCAACTGACCTGA